The following proteins are co-located in the Schistocerca nitens isolate TAMUIC-IGC-003100 chromosome 2, iqSchNite1.1, whole genome shotgun sequence genome:
- the LOC126237106 gene encoding uncharacterized protein LOC126237106, which yields MHEQDVDSFDEMLNIVLERLECDPDTVQFATYFRDNYVGNANCWAYCHRLNAGINTNMHIERMHRTIKYIYLGSKCVKRLDKAIFALMSFVKHKLFDRLIVLNKGKLTSKLKDIRLRHKSGNNIKEDFITMEFSGWKVHSSSRRSTDYFVYDNDFQCNCRLMCIKCRACIHRYSCTCIDYTIKWNMCKHIHTVCQIQLKQQPSEHLGNSEVTLIESEDISVVDEKTEILAEVTKKSVNDSVPLSVQRRELIAEFSDIVSELTSNDLETAKKMLSSLKATVAVGMLQQKQAPLQIERKQAQKILPQRRLYSTKKNKRSNNASLVLPNSEESSLIKLSLLADKEDALVGKGSAVQKQPTIKNTEVVAGPFPITACAVQHSPTNRSTPMIQPIAKQAEVVSGPSLATSYVLKHSPRNSSTSAIQPIPKQAVVVPHPSIHRYSACVATQLSKWCCSLKFKPVTGQDKMVSVPSLITVHVLQHGYGMVGCETAWM from the exons atgcatgagcaggATGTAGATTCATTTGATGAGATGTTAAATATTGTGCTAGAGAGATTGGAATGTGATCCTGATACAGTTCAATTTGCCACATACTTCAGAGACAACTATGTTGGGAATGCAAATTGTTGGGCATATTGCCATAGATTGAATGCTGGAATCAATACCAACATGCATATAGAAAGAATGCATCGCACTATTAAATATATATATCTAGGTAGTAAATGTGTCAAGCGTTTAGACAAAGCTATTTTTGCATTGATGTCATTTGTGAAGCACAAGCTGTTTGACAGGCTTATTGTGCTAAATAAAGGTAAACTGACGAGTAAACTTAAGGACATTCGCCTTCGGCATAAATCAGGGAATAATATTAAGGAGGACTTCATTACTATGGAGTTTTCTGGTTGGAAAGTGCAttcttcttcaagaaggtcaacAGATTATTTTGTATATGATAATGACTTTCAGTGCAACTGCAGATTGATGTGCATTAAATGTAGGGCTTGCATTCATAGGTATTCTTGTACATGTATTGACTATACCATCAAATGGAATATGTGCAAGCACATACATACTGTTTGCCAGATTCAGTTAAAGCAGCAACCTTCTGAACACCTAGGAAATAGTGAAGTTACACTTATTGAGAGTGAAGACATTTCTGTTGTAGACGAGAAAACAGAAATACTAGCGGAGGTAACGAAAAAAAGTGTTAATGATTCTGTACCTTTGTCAGTCCAAAGAAGGGAACTTATCGCAGAGTTTTCTGATATTGTATCTGAACTGACCTCAAATGACTTGGAAACTGCTAAAAAAATGTTATCATCACTAAAGGCAACTGTAGCTGTCGGAATGTTGCAGCAAAAACAGGCACCGCTGCAAATAGAAAGGAAACAAGCACAAAAGATTTTACCTCAACGTAGACTGTActctacaaagaaaaacaaaagaagtaaTAATGCATCCCTGGTGCTACCAAATTCAGAAGAATCCAGTTTGATCAAATTATCTCTACTGGCAGACAAAGAAGATGCACTTGTGGGAAAAG GTTCAGCTGTTCAAAAGCAACCAACAATAAAAAATACAGAGGTTGTAGCAGGTCCATTCCCCATTACAGCATGTGCCGTACAGCACAGCCCGACGAATC GCTCAACTCCCATGattcagccaatagcaaaacaggcTGAGGTGGTATCTGGTCCGTCTCTCGCTACATCGTATGTGCTGAAACACAGCCCGAGGAATA GCTCAACTTCCGCAATTCAACCAATACCAAAACAGGCTGTGGTGGTaccacatccatccatccatcggtACAGTGCGTGTGTTGCTACACAGCTCAGCAAATG GTGCTGTTCTCTCAAATTTAAACCAGTGACAGGGCAGGATAAGATGGTATCAGTGCCTTCCCTTATTACAGTGCATGTGCTGCAACACGGCTATGGAATG GTTGGTTGTGAGACAGCATGGATGTGA